A genomic stretch from Nymphalis io chromosome 25, ilAglIoxx1.1, whole genome shotgun sequence includes:
- the LOC126778138 gene encoding facilitated trehalose transporter Tret1-like isoform X1, whose amino-acid sequence MLRGKIALDEQNGSVDPEAGGSHSDMLDNKNGHSKILKRLETVPDIKRDTSGITTQYIATGIVNLGAFAAGVCVAWSSSALPLFTSGQVELPSRSEGFSTNGTHPKLVLTESEASWVASLLCLGALWGAVPAGLISEHFGRKKTLLYLALPLVVSWILVASSPNVYGLYVGRFVGGMAVGAFSVGIPPYVEDIAEKHILPALVNFYHVHFSCGVLFGYIIGMVQSTSWLSVLCASIPVAFFIAFIFLPESPAYLMSQGKQSEAKAAFKYFRGIDNDVDAEIKVLKEQIRSYAKNRITFKELFSSRATVKALFVSFGLMIFQQMSGIYPVLFYAENIFKTFAISLNPPGAAIIMGFCLVSSTYFSTLFLKKVRRRVLLLISFAAMAVSLGSLAIYYHLKASNLSENNTWVPLFTLCIFVSVYAAGVGPIPWLMLREIFPPNVRRRATAITAGFHWFLAFGVTKLYQNLVDMVRPGWTLCHFAVTCVIGIMFVYFFVPETKGRTLEEIQNEFNGIHKRRKHTHVIEVETA is encoded by the exons tggACGAACAAAATGGATCGGTCGATCCTGAAGCGGGCGGGTCACATTCAGATATGCTAGACAACAAAAACGGCCACTCGAAGATCTTGAAGCGGTTGGAGACAGTTCCAGATATCAAGAGAGACACGTCAGGAATTACTACACAATACATTGCGACCGGCATAG TCAACCTCGGAGCGTTTGCTGCTGGTGTCTGCGTCGCTTGGTCGTCATCCGCACTGCCACTGTTTACATCTGGACAAGTTGAG ctGCCGTCGAGATCCGAGGGCTTTTCAACCAATGGCACACATCCAAAACTCGTG cTTACAGAATCTGAAGCATCTTGGGTGGCGTCCCTGCTATGTCTTGGTGCGCTGTGGGGTGCTGTACCTGCAGGGCTCATCTCTGAACATTTCGGCAGGAAGAAGACATTGCTTTACCTCGCTCTTCCTTTAGTTGTGTCTTGGATCTTAGTCGCTTCTAG TCCTAATGTCTACGGTCTTTACGTCGGTCGGTTTGTTGGTGGGATGGCAGTGGGAGCATTCAGTGTTGGGATCCCTCCGTACGTCGAAGATATCGCTGAGAAGCATATTCTGCCAGCACTAGTAAATTTCTACCACGTCCACTTCTCCTGTGGTGTTCTTTTTGGATATATTATCG GTATGGTTCAAAGCACGTCTTGGCTATCAGTGCTATGTGCAAGTATACCAGTTGCCTTTTTCATAGCGTTTATATTTCTGCCTGAATCGCCTGCCTATCTCATGTCACAAGGAAAACAGAGCGAAGCAAAAGcagcttttaaatattttcgagGAATAGACAATGATGTTGATGCAGAAATAAAAGTTTTGAAAGAACAAATACGAAGTTACGCCAAGAAcagaataacatttaaagaGCTTTTCAGCTCACGAGCAACAGTTAAAGCTCTGTTCGTATCTTTTGGATTAATGATTTTTCAACAGATGAGCGGAATATATCCAGTTCTTTTCTATGCAGAGAACATTTTTAAGACGTTTGCTATTTCTTTGAATCCACCTGGAGCTGCTATCATTATGGGTTTCTGTTTGGTGTCTTCTACATACTTTTCAACTTTGTTCTTGAAAAAAGTGAGAAGAcgtgttttacttttaatatcctTTGCAGCAATGGCCGTTAGTCTGGGAAGCTTGGCAATTTATTATCACCTGAAAGCATCGAATTTATCTGAAAACAATACTTGGGTACCGCTTTTTACACTTTGCATATTTGTATCCGTGTACGCTGCTGGTGTAGGACCTATACCTTGGCTGATGCTAAGAGAAATATTTCCACCAAACGTAAGAAGACGTGCAACAGCAATAACTGCTGGATTTCATTGGTTTTTGGCTTTTGGTGTGACGAAACTATATCAGAATTTAGTGGATATGGTTAGGCCAGGATGGACGCTATGTCACTTTGCTGTGACATGCGTCATAGGAATTATGTTTGTCTATTTCTTCGTCCCTGAAACAAAGGGTAGAACATTGGAAGAGATACAAAACGAATTTAATGGAATACATAAGAGAAGAAAACATACACATGTTATTGAAGTAGAAACAGCTTAA
- the LOC126778138 gene encoding facilitated trehalose transporter Tret1-like isoform X2, which produces MRVLLVNFLPGILNSQSEGKLDEQNGSVDPEAGGSHSDMLDNKNGHSKILKRLETVPDIKRDTSGITTQYIATGIVNLGAFAAGVCVAWSSSALPLFTSGQVELPSRSEGFSTNGTHPKLVLTESEASWVASLLCLGALWGAVPAGLISEHFGRKKTLLYLALPLVVSWILVASSPNVYGLYVGRFVGGMAVGAFSVGIPPYVEDIAEKHILPALVNFYHVHFSCGVLFGYIIGMVQSTSWLSVLCASIPVAFFIAFIFLPESPAYLMSQGKQSEAKAAFKYFRGIDNDVDAEIKVLKEQIRSYAKNRITFKELFSSRATVKALFVSFGLMIFQQMSGIYPVLFYAENIFKTFAISLNPPGAAIIMGFCLVSSTYFSTLFLKKVRRRVLLLISFAAMAVSLGSLAIYYHLKASNLSENNTWVPLFTLCIFVSVYAAGVGPIPWLMLREIFPPNVRRRATAITAGFHWFLAFGVTKLYQNLVDMVRPGWTLCHFAVTCVIGIMFVYFFVPETKGRTLEEIQNEFNGIHKRRKHTHVIEVETA; this is translated from the exons tggACGAACAAAATGGATCGGTCGATCCTGAAGCGGGCGGGTCACATTCAGATATGCTAGACAACAAAAACGGCCACTCGAAGATCTTGAAGCGGTTGGAGACAGTTCCAGATATCAAGAGAGACACGTCAGGAATTACTACACAATACATTGCGACCGGCATAG TCAACCTCGGAGCGTTTGCTGCTGGTGTCTGCGTCGCTTGGTCGTCATCCGCACTGCCACTGTTTACATCTGGACAAGTTGAG ctGCCGTCGAGATCCGAGGGCTTTTCAACCAATGGCACACATCCAAAACTCGTG cTTACAGAATCTGAAGCATCTTGGGTGGCGTCCCTGCTATGTCTTGGTGCGCTGTGGGGTGCTGTACCTGCAGGGCTCATCTCTGAACATTTCGGCAGGAAGAAGACATTGCTTTACCTCGCTCTTCCTTTAGTTGTGTCTTGGATCTTAGTCGCTTCTAG TCCTAATGTCTACGGTCTTTACGTCGGTCGGTTTGTTGGTGGGATGGCAGTGGGAGCATTCAGTGTTGGGATCCCTCCGTACGTCGAAGATATCGCTGAGAAGCATATTCTGCCAGCACTAGTAAATTTCTACCACGTCCACTTCTCCTGTGGTGTTCTTTTTGGATATATTATCG GTATGGTTCAAAGCACGTCTTGGCTATCAGTGCTATGTGCAAGTATACCAGTTGCCTTTTTCATAGCGTTTATATTTCTGCCTGAATCGCCTGCCTATCTCATGTCACAAGGAAAACAGAGCGAAGCAAAAGcagcttttaaatattttcgagGAATAGACAATGATGTTGATGCAGAAATAAAAGTTTTGAAAGAACAAATACGAAGTTACGCCAAGAAcagaataacatttaaagaGCTTTTCAGCTCACGAGCAACAGTTAAAGCTCTGTTCGTATCTTTTGGATTAATGATTTTTCAACAGATGAGCGGAATATATCCAGTTCTTTTCTATGCAGAGAACATTTTTAAGACGTTTGCTATTTCTTTGAATCCACCTGGAGCTGCTATCATTATGGGTTTCTGTTTGGTGTCTTCTACATACTTTTCAACTTTGTTCTTGAAAAAAGTGAGAAGAcgtgttttacttttaatatcctTTGCAGCAATGGCCGTTAGTCTGGGAAGCTTGGCAATTTATTATCACCTGAAAGCATCGAATTTATCTGAAAACAATACTTGGGTACCGCTTTTTACACTTTGCATATTTGTATCCGTGTACGCTGCTGGTGTAGGACCTATACCTTGGCTGATGCTAAGAGAAATATTTCCACCAAACGTAAGAAGACGTGCAACAGCAATAACTGCTGGATTTCATTGGTTTTTGGCTTTTGGTGTGACGAAACTATATCAGAATTTAGTGGATATGGTTAGGCCAGGATGGACGCTATGTCACTTTGCTGTGACATGCGTCATAGGAATTATGTTTGTCTATTTCTTCGTCCCTGAAACAAAGGGTAGAACATTGGAAGAGATACAAAACGAATTTAATGGAATACATAAGAGAAGAAAACATACACATGTTATTGAAGTAGAAACAGCTTAA
- the LOC126778138 gene encoding facilitated trehalose transporter Tret1-like isoform X4 produces MDEQNGSVDPEAGGSHSDMLDNKNGHSKILKRLETVPDIKRDTSGITTQYIATGIVNLGAFAAGVCVAWSSSALPLFTSGQVELPSRSEGFSTNGTHPKLVLTESEASWVASLLCLGALWGAVPAGLISEHFGRKKTLLYLALPLVVSWILVASSPNVYGLYVGRFVGGMAVGAFSVGIPPYVEDIAEKHILPALVNFYHVHFSCGVLFGYIIGMVQSTSWLSVLCASIPVAFFIAFIFLPESPAYLMSQGKQSEAKAAFKYFRGIDNDVDAEIKVLKEQIRSYAKNRITFKELFSSRATVKALFVSFGLMIFQQMSGIYPVLFYAENIFKTFAISLNPPGAAIIMGFCLVSSTYFSTLFLKKVRRRVLLLISFAAMAVSLGSLAIYYHLKASNLSENNTWVPLFTLCIFVSVYAAGVGPIPWLMLREIFPPNVRRRATAITAGFHWFLAFGVTKLYQNLVDMVRPGWTLCHFAVTCVIGIMFVYFFVPETKGRTLEEIQNEFNGIHKRRKHTHVIEVETA; encoded by the exons tggACGAACAAAATGGATCGGTCGATCCTGAAGCGGGCGGGTCACATTCAGATATGCTAGACAACAAAAACGGCCACTCGAAGATCTTGAAGCGGTTGGAGACAGTTCCAGATATCAAGAGAGACACGTCAGGAATTACTACACAATACATTGCGACCGGCATAG TCAACCTCGGAGCGTTTGCTGCTGGTGTCTGCGTCGCTTGGTCGTCATCCGCACTGCCACTGTTTACATCTGGACAAGTTGAG ctGCCGTCGAGATCCGAGGGCTTTTCAACCAATGGCACACATCCAAAACTCGTG cTTACAGAATCTGAAGCATCTTGGGTGGCGTCCCTGCTATGTCTTGGTGCGCTGTGGGGTGCTGTACCTGCAGGGCTCATCTCTGAACATTTCGGCAGGAAGAAGACATTGCTTTACCTCGCTCTTCCTTTAGTTGTGTCTTGGATCTTAGTCGCTTCTAG TCCTAATGTCTACGGTCTTTACGTCGGTCGGTTTGTTGGTGGGATGGCAGTGGGAGCATTCAGTGTTGGGATCCCTCCGTACGTCGAAGATATCGCTGAGAAGCATATTCTGCCAGCACTAGTAAATTTCTACCACGTCCACTTCTCCTGTGGTGTTCTTTTTGGATATATTATCG GTATGGTTCAAAGCACGTCTTGGCTATCAGTGCTATGTGCAAGTATACCAGTTGCCTTTTTCATAGCGTTTATATTTCTGCCTGAATCGCCTGCCTATCTCATGTCACAAGGAAAACAGAGCGAAGCAAAAGcagcttttaaatattttcgagGAATAGACAATGATGTTGATGCAGAAATAAAAGTTTTGAAAGAACAAATACGAAGTTACGCCAAGAAcagaataacatttaaagaGCTTTTCAGCTCACGAGCAACAGTTAAAGCTCTGTTCGTATCTTTTGGATTAATGATTTTTCAACAGATGAGCGGAATATATCCAGTTCTTTTCTATGCAGAGAACATTTTTAAGACGTTTGCTATTTCTTTGAATCCACCTGGAGCTGCTATCATTATGGGTTTCTGTTTGGTGTCTTCTACATACTTTTCAACTTTGTTCTTGAAAAAAGTGAGAAGAcgtgttttacttttaatatcctTTGCAGCAATGGCCGTTAGTCTGGGAAGCTTGGCAATTTATTATCACCTGAAAGCATCGAATTTATCTGAAAACAATACTTGGGTACCGCTTTTTACACTTTGCATATTTGTATCCGTGTACGCTGCTGGTGTAGGACCTATACCTTGGCTGATGCTAAGAGAAATATTTCCACCAAACGTAAGAAGACGTGCAACAGCAATAACTGCTGGATTTCATTGGTTTTTGGCTTTTGGTGTGACGAAACTATATCAGAATTTAGTGGATATGGTTAGGCCAGGATGGACGCTATGTCACTTTGCTGTGACATGCGTCATAGGAATTATGTTTGTCTATTTCTTCGTCCCTGAAACAAAGGGTAGAACATTGGAAGAGATACAAAACGAATTTAATGGAATACATAAGAGAAGAAAACATACACATGTTATTGAAGTAGAAACAGCTTAA
- the LOC126778138 gene encoding facilitated trehalose transporter Tret1-like isoform X7, translated as MLDNKNGHSKILKRLETVPDIKRDTSGITTQYIATGIVNLGAFAAGVCVAWSSSALPLFTSGQVELPSRSEGFSTNGTHPKLVLTESEASWVASLLCLGALWGAVPAGLISEHFGRKKTLLYLALPLVVSWILVASSPNVYGLYVGRFVGGMAVGAFSVGIPPYVEDIAEKHILPALVNFYHVHFSCGVLFGYIIGMVQSTSWLSVLCASIPVAFFIAFIFLPESPAYLMSQGKQSEAKAAFKYFRGIDNDVDAEIKVLKEQIRSYAKNRITFKELFSSRATVKALFVSFGLMIFQQMSGIYPVLFYAENIFKTFAISLNPPGAAIIMGFCLVSSTYFSTLFLKKVRRRVLLLISFAAMAVSLGSLAIYYHLKASNLSENNTWVPLFTLCIFVSVYAAGVGPIPWLMLREIFPPNVRRRATAITAGFHWFLAFGVTKLYQNLVDMVRPGWTLCHFAVTCVIGIMFVYFFVPETKGRTLEEIQNEFNGIHKRRKHTHVIEVETA; from the exons ATGCTAGACAACAAAAACGGCCACTCGAAGATCTTGAAGCGGTTGGAGACAGTTCCAGATATCAAGAGAGACACGTCAGGAATTACTACACAATACATTGCGACCGGCATAG TCAACCTCGGAGCGTTTGCTGCTGGTGTCTGCGTCGCTTGGTCGTCATCCGCACTGCCACTGTTTACATCTGGACAAGTTGAG ctGCCGTCGAGATCCGAGGGCTTTTCAACCAATGGCACACATCCAAAACTCGTG cTTACAGAATCTGAAGCATCTTGGGTGGCGTCCCTGCTATGTCTTGGTGCGCTGTGGGGTGCTGTACCTGCAGGGCTCATCTCTGAACATTTCGGCAGGAAGAAGACATTGCTTTACCTCGCTCTTCCTTTAGTTGTGTCTTGGATCTTAGTCGCTTCTAG TCCTAATGTCTACGGTCTTTACGTCGGTCGGTTTGTTGGTGGGATGGCAGTGGGAGCATTCAGTGTTGGGATCCCTCCGTACGTCGAAGATATCGCTGAGAAGCATATTCTGCCAGCACTAGTAAATTTCTACCACGTCCACTTCTCCTGTGGTGTTCTTTTTGGATATATTATCG GTATGGTTCAAAGCACGTCTTGGCTATCAGTGCTATGTGCAAGTATACCAGTTGCCTTTTTCATAGCGTTTATATTTCTGCCTGAATCGCCTGCCTATCTCATGTCACAAGGAAAACAGAGCGAAGCAAAAGcagcttttaaatattttcgagGAATAGACAATGATGTTGATGCAGAAATAAAAGTTTTGAAAGAACAAATACGAAGTTACGCCAAGAAcagaataacatttaaagaGCTTTTCAGCTCACGAGCAACAGTTAAAGCTCTGTTCGTATCTTTTGGATTAATGATTTTTCAACAGATGAGCGGAATATATCCAGTTCTTTTCTATGCAGAGAACATTTTTAAGACGTTTGCTATTTCTTTGAATCCACCTGGAGCTGCTATCATTATGGGTTTCTGTTTGGTGTCTTCTACATACTTTTCAACTTTGTTCTTGAAAAAAGTGAGAAGAcgtgttttacttttaatatcctTTGCAGCAATGGCCGTTAGTCTGGGAAGCTTGGCAATTTATTATCACCTGAAAGCATCGAATTTATCTGAAAACAATACTTGGGTACCGCTTTTTACACTTTGCATATTTGTATCCGTGTACGCTGCTGGTGTAGGACCTATACCTTGGCTGATGCTAAGAGAAATATTTCCACCAAACGTAAGAAGACGTGCAACAGCAATAACTGCTGGATTTCATTGGTTTTTGGCTTTTGGTGTGACGAAACTATATCAGAATTTAGTGGATATGGTTAGGCCAGGATGGACGCTATGTCACTTTGCTGTGACATGCGTCATAGGAATTATGTTTGTCTATTTCTTCGTCCCTGAAACAAAGGGTAGAACATTGGAAGAGATACAAAACGAATTTAATGGAATACATAAGAGAAGAAAACATACACATGTTATTGAAGTAGAAACAGCTTAA
- the LOC126778138 gene encoding facilitated trehalose transporter Tret1-like isoform X3 — MRVKFKVDEQNGSVDPEAGGSHSDMLDNKNGHSKILKRLETVPDIKRDTSGITTQYIATGIVNLGAFAAGVCVAWSSSALPLFTSGQVELPSRSEGFSTNGTHPKLVLTESEASWVASLLCLGALWGAVPAGLISEHFGRKKTLLYLALPLVVSWILVASSPNVYGLYVGRFVGGMAVGAFSVGIPPYVEDIAEKHILPALVNFYHVHFSCGVLFGYIIGMVQSTSWLSVLCASIPVAFFIAFIFLPESPAYLMSQGKQSEAKAAFKYFRGIDNDVDAEIKVLKEQIRSYAKNRITFKELFSSRATVKALFVSFGLMIFQQMSGIYPVLFYAENIFKTFAISLNPPGAAIIMGFCLVSSTYFSTLFLKKVRRRVLLLISFAAMAVSLGSLAIYYHLKASNLSENNTWVPLFTLCIFVSVYAAGVGPIPWLMLREIFPPNVRRRATAITAGFHWFLAFGVTKLYQNLVDMVRPGWTLCHFAVTCVIGIMFVYFFVPETKGRTLEEIQNEFNGIHKRRKHTHVIEVETA; from the exons tggACGAACAAAATGGATCGGTCGATCCTGAAGCGGGCGGGTCACATTCAGATATGCTAGACAACAAAAACGGCCACTCGAAGATCTTGAAGCGGTTGGAGACAGTTCCAGATATCAAGAGAGACACGTCAGGAATTACTACACAATACATTGCGACCGGCATAG TCAACCTCGGAGCGTTTGCTGCTGGTGTCTGCGTCGCTTGGTCGTCATCCGCACTGCCACTGTTTACATCTGGACAAGTTGAG ctGCCGTCGAGATCCGAGGGCTTTTCAACCAATGGCACACATCCAAAACTCGTG cTTACAGAATCTGAAGCATCTTGGGTGGCGTCCCTGCTATGTCTTGGTGCGCTGTGGGGTGCTGTACCTGCAGGGCTCATCTCTGAACATTTCGGCAGGAAGAAGACATTGCTTTACCTCGCTCTTCCTTTAGTTGTGTCTTGGATCTTAGTCGCTTCTAG TCCTAATGTCTACGGTCTTTACGTCGGTCGGTTTGTTGGTGGGATGGCAGTGGGAGCATTCAGTGTTGGGATCCCTCCGTACGTCGAAGATATCGCTGAGAAGCATATTCTGCCAGCACTAGTAAATTTCTACCACGTCCACTTCTCCTGTGGTGTTCTTTTTGGATATATTATCG GTATGGTTCAAAGCACGTCTTGGCTATCAGTGCTATGTGCAAGTATACCAGTTGCCTTTTTCATAGCGTTTATATTTCTGCCTGAATCGCCTGCCTATCTCATGTCACAAGGAAAACAGAGCGAAGCAAAAGcagcttttaaatattttcgagGAATAGACAATGATGTTGATGCAGAAATAAAAGTTTTGAAAGAACAAATACGAAGTTACGCCAAGAAcagaataacatttaaagaGCTTTTCAGCTCACGAGCAACAGTTAAAGCTCTGTTCGTATCTTTTGGATTAATGATTTTTCAACAGATGAGCGGAATATATCCAGTTCTTTTCTATGCAGAGAACATTTTTAAGACGTTTGCTATTTCTTTGAATCCACCTGGAGCTGCTATCATTATGGGTTTCTGTTTGGTGTCTTCTACATACTTTTCAACTTTGTTCTTGAAAAAAGTGAGAAGAcgtgttttacttttaatatcctTTGCAGCAATGGCCGTTAGTCTGGGAAGCTTGGCAATTTATTATCACCTGAAAGCATCGAATTTATCTGAAAACAATACTTGGGTACCGCTTTTTACACTTTGCATATTTGTATCCGTGTACGCTGCTGGTGTAGGACCTATACCTTGGCTGATGCTAAGAGAAATATTTCCACCAAACGTAAGAAGACGTGCAACAGCAATAACTGCTGGATTTCATTGGTTTTTGGCTTTTGGTGTGACGAAACTATATCAGAATTTAGTGGATATGGTTAGGCCAGGATGGACGCTATGTCACTTTGCTGTGACATGCGTCATAGGAATTATGTTTGTCTATTTCTTCGTCCCTGAAACAAAGGGTAGAACATTGGAAGAGATACAAAACGAATTTAATGGAATACATAAGAGAAGAAAACATACACATGTTATTGAAGTAGAAACAGCTTAA